The genomic window GGCTCATCCGGACATCTACAACATTTTGCTCCAGATTCTCGACGACGGTATCCTTACCGACAGTTACGGCCGCAAAATCAACTTCAAGAACACCATCATCATCATGACGAGTAACGCTGGTGCTCGCGAAGTGCGCCATAGCAGCGGTATGGGATTCACCAAGATGGGGGAGACCGACGACTACGACCGCATGGAAGCGGCTATCAGGGACGAAGTCAAGCGCGTATTCTCGCCGGAATTCCTGAACCGTATCGACGAGCAGATTGTGTTCCGCCCGCTTTCGAAGAAGGACTTGGTCTCGGTGGTGGATATCCAGATGGGATTCTTGCAGAAGAATATCTCCGATCGAGGAATCCTGCTAGAAATCAGCCAGGAAGCGAAGGAATTTATCGTGAATCACAACTACGATTCGGCTCTGGGCGCACGTCCCATTCGCCGTTCTATCCAGAACCTCGTGGAAGATGCCATCGCCGAAGGCCTCCTGCTTGGGGACCTCCATGACTTCACGACAATATCCATCGGCGTCGAAGACGGTAAACTCAAGTTCACCTCCGAGGCATTGCCCAGCTAGTTTTTTTCTATCTTTGTTCCCGAATTTCAACAATCAAACCCAAGAGGTCTAACAATGGCTAAAATTCCTGCAGTCCTTATCTTTGGCGCTCCCGGTTCCGGCAAGGGTACCGTCGGTGCAAAGCTCGCTGCTACCACTTCCCTCAAGCACATTTCCACGGGCGACATCTTCCGTGGTATTGCCCCGTCCAGCGAATCCGGCAAGCTCCTCGCTTCTTACTCCAGCAAGGGCCTGCTCGTCCCGGACGAAGCCACTGTCGAAATCTTCGGCCGCTTCATCGAAGGCCTCATCAATACGAATAAGGTAAACCCGGATAAGGATACCCTTCTCCTCGATGGTATTCCTCGCACGGTTGCTCAGGTCAAGCTCATCGAATCCGTTGTCGACGTGAAGCACATCTTCGTGCTCGACATCAAGGACGAGAAGACCATCGTGGCCCGCCTCCTGAACCGCGCCAAGATCGAAGGCCGTAAGGACGACGCCGACGAAGCCGTGATCAAGAACCGCCTCAAGGTGTACAAGGAATCCACCGCCAAGGTGCTCGGCAAGTACAGCAAGTCCATCATCAGCCGCATCAACGGCGACAACACCCCGGACGAAGTGTTCTGCGACACTCTCGCCGCCTACGTGAAGTTCTGCAAGAGCGCTTGCAAGAAAGCCCCTGCTAAGAAGGCCGCCTGCAAGAAGGCTTGCAAGAAAGCTAAGTAAGGCGAGTGTCGCGCAGGCATGCTTGCATGCCTGCATGACCGAGCCGATTGGCTAGCGCTACGAAGTAGCGCCAGTAATTCTTCAACTGGAATTGCAATAATGTCCCGGCCCCCTGCGGGTCGGGCTTTTATTTTTCTATCTTTACGCCCATGAAAGTTTTTTTATACGACACGACCCTCCGCGACGGTAACCAAGACCGTAAGATAAGCCTTTCTCTAGCCGACAAGTTGCAGATTGCGCGAATTCTTGACCATTTCGGTTTTGACTACATCGAAGGGGGCTGGCCCAATCCGAGCAACCCGACCGACGAGGAATTCTTCCAGAAGATCAAGGAAGTCAAGCTGAAGCATGCGAAGATTGCTGCATTCGGTTCCACTCGCCGCCCGAAGGTGCTGCCCGAGAAGGACCCGTTGCTGCAGGCGCTCGTGAAGTCGGGCGCTCCGGTCAAGACGATTTTTGGAAAGAGCTGGGATTTGCACGTTACGGACGTTATCCGCACGACGCTCGAGGAGAACCTCGACATGATCGAGTCATCCGTCGACTACCTCAAGGACCATTCCGAAGAGGTGATTTACGATGCGGAACATTTCTTTGACGGTTACAAGGCGAACCCGGAATACGCTCTCGAGACGCTGAAGGCGGCTGAACGCGGCCGCGCGGACTTTATCGTGCTTTGCGACACGAACGGCGGCACGATGCCGTGGGAACTCGAGAAGATTGTGAAGGACGTGAAGAAGGTCGTCTCGACGCCTATCGGTATCCACGTGCATAACGATGCGGGCTTGGGCGTGTGCAACAGCCTGTTTGCCGTGAAGAGCGGCGCTACCATGGTGCAGGGCGTGGTGAACGGTTACGGCGAGCGTTGCGGTAACGCGAACCTCACGACTATCGCTGCAGACCTCCATTTCAAGATGGGCGCGAAGTTCTTTGCCGCGAAAAAGATTGCAAGGTTGCGCCAGCTGAGCAGCAACGTGGACCAGATTGTGAACCTGCCGAGCGACGTGCATGCCCCGTACGTGGGCGATGCGGCGTTCGCGCACAAGGGCGGTGCCCATATCGACGGCGTGATGAAGGTCAGCCGTAGTTTCGAGCATATCGACCCGCACGAAGTCGGCAACGACCGCGTGTTTGTCACGAGCGATCAGGCGGGCGGTTCCCTTGTGGTGGAAAAGCTCAAGGCCATCAAGCCGGGCATCGACAAGAAGGACCCGGTGGTGGGCAAGCTCCTCACGCTCATCAAGGAACGCGAGAATGCCGGCTGGCATTTTGACAGCGCCGAGGCGAGTTTCAAGCTGCTCGTGTATCGCCACCTGGGCATGGTGCAGGAGCCGTTCAAGGTTCTTGGCTACCGCGTGATTGAAGACAAGACTCCGCAGGGCGTGTCCGTTTCGCAGGCGACCGTCAAGCTCCAGATTGGTGACAAGATCAGCCATCAGGTGAGTGAAGGTGACGGCCCGGTGAACGCGCTCGATGCGGCGCTGCGCAAGGCGTTGCTCCCGTTCTTCCCGAACATGGCGAAGGTCAAGCTCGACGACTACAAGGTGCGTGTGCTCGGTTCCAAGGTGGCATCCGACGCGACGGTGCGCGTGTGGACGACGTTTGGCGACGAGAAGGGCTACTGGAACGTGGTCGGCGTCTCGAGCAACATCATCGAGGCGAGCTGGATGGCGTTCGTGGACGGGCTCACGTACAAGATTCTCGTGGACAACAAGGTCATCGAGAGCGCGTACAAGCATATCGACGTGAAGCCGGTGGCCACGAAGGCTGCCGAGAAGGAAGAACCCGCACCGGTGAAAACGAAAAAATTGACAAAACGCCAAGTGAAGAGAGTTGCTGGCATCTAATGCCCATGACCTAACCACCAACCACTAACCACTGTCTACTTCCTACTATGAAAATTGTAAAGGTTACTCCGAAATCTGCTGAAATCGAACGCATTTGCGGGCGCGAAGTCGCCCCGAGCAAGGAAATTCACGACAAGGTGATGCAGATCCTTGCCGACATCAAGAAGGGCGGCA from uncultured Fibrobacter sp. includes these protein-coding regions:
- a CDS encoding nucleoside monophosphate kinase, whose protein sequence is MAKIPAVLIFGAPGSGKGTVGAKLAATTSLKHISTGDIFRGIAPSSESGKLLASYSSKGLLVPDEATVEIFGRFIEGLINTNKVNPDKDTLLLDGIPRTVAQVKLIESVVDVKHIFVLDIKDEKTIVARLLNRAKIEGRKDDADEAVIKNRLKVYKESTAKVLGKYSKSIISRINGDNTPDEVFCDTLAAYVKFCKSACKKAPAKKAACKKACKKAK
- the cimA gene encoding citramalate synthase, translated to MKVFLYDTTLRDGNQDRKISLSLADKLQIARILDHFGFDYIEGGWPNPSNPTDEEFFQKIKEVKLKHAKIAAFGSTRRPKVLPEKDPLLQALVKSGAPVKTIFGKSWDLHVTDVIRTTLEENLDMIESSVDYLKDHSEEVIYDAEHFFDGYKANPEYALETLKAAERGRADFIVLCDTNGGTMPWELEKIVKDVKKVVSTPIGIHVHNDAGLGVCNSLFAVKSGATMVQGVVNGYGERCGNANLTTIAADLHFKMGAKFFAAKKIARLRQLSSNVDQIVNLPSDVHAPYVGDAAFAHKGGAHIDGVMKVSRSFEHIDPHEVGNDRVFVTSDQAGGSLVVEKLKAIKPGIDKKDPVVGKLLTLIKERENAGWHFDSAEASFKLLVYRHLGMVQEPFKVLGYRVIEDKTPQGVSVSQATVKLQIGDKISHQVSEGDGPVNALDAALRKALLPFFPNMAKVKLDDYKVRVLGSKVASDATVRVWTTFGDEKGYWNVVGVSSNIIEASWMAFVDGLTYKILVDNKVIESAYKHIDVKPVATKAAEKEEPAPVKTKKLTKRQVKRVAGI